One Actinoplanes missouriensis 431 DNA segment encodes these proteins:
- a CDS encoding NUDIX hydrolase, which translates to MILPPAMLKRAREFTGPPATARPAATVVLLRPSGSASFEVYVLKRATTMVFGGVYAFPGGTVDPSDRPSTIRTDWADRLGVPPEQAHAVVGAAARELFEETGVLLAGPVGEPDRTVATTDGVDWESDRARVQRRELSMTELLERRGLRLRDDLLLPWARWITPEFEPKRFDTWFFVALLPESQATHDVSGEADGTDWLEPAATAGLPMLPPTRHTLRHLAACSTIADVIAASAHRDAATPVQPRITLTPDGQATLHVPSP; encoded by the coding sequence ATGATCCTGCCGCCCGCGATGCTGAAGCGCGCGCGCGAGTTCACCGGTCCGCCCGCGACGGCCCGCCCGGCGGCGACGGTGGTCCTTCTCCGGCCTTCCGGTTCCGCTTCCTTCGAGGTGTACGTGTTGAAGCGCGCCACCACGATGGTGTTCGGCGGTGTCTACGCGTTTCCCGGCGGCACCGTCGACCCGTCCGATCGCCCGTCCACGATCCGCACCGACTGGGCGGATCGTCTCGGTGTTCCGCCGGAGCAGGCGCACGCCGTGGTGGGCGCGGCGGCCCGTGAGCTCTTCGAGGAGACGGGCGTCCTGCTCGCCGGGCCGGTCGGCGAACCGGACCGGACGGTCGCCACCACCGACGGGGTCGACTGGGAGAGCGACCGTGCACGGGTGCAGCGCCGAGAGCTGTCGATGACCGAGCTGCTGGAACGCCGTGGCCTGCGCCTGCGCGACGATCTGCTGCTGCCGTGGGCCCGCTGGATCACCCCGGAGTTCGAGCCGAAGCGGTTCGACACGTGGTTCTTCGTGGCGCTGCTGCCGGAGTCGCAGGCCACCCATGACGTCTCCGGGGAGGCCGACGGGACCGACTGGCTGGAACCGGCCGCCACCGCCGGCCTGCCGATGCTTCCGCCCACCCGGCACACGCTGCGCCACCTGGCCGCGTGTTCCACGATCGCCGACGTGATCGCGGCGTCCGCCCATCGGGACGCGGCCACCCCGGTCCAGCCCCGGATCACGCTCACCCCAGACGGCCAGGCCACCCTCCACGTCCCCAGTCCATAG
- a CDS encoding Gfo/Idh/MocA family protein, translating to MNGQKVRWGILGPGGIASTFAADLPLVEGAELAAVGSRSRSTAEAFAQRHGFARAHGSYAELAADDGVDIVYIATPHAFHFEAAMLCVEAGKAVLVEKPITLDLASAAQLIQAARTRGVFLMEAMWMRCNPAIRKIAELVDEGAIGWVSAVHADFGLQGPFAASHRLRDPELGGGALLDLGVYPIHLAHMLLGSPASAHAWAHLTPERVDENTGVLLGYEAGAVAALTCSINGASRNAASITGTDGRIDLPPGFFVPRTFTLNRPDRAPETFEFAFEGSGYQFEAAEAQRCLLAGELESPLVSQETTLEVMALLDTLREQIGVFY from the coding sequence ATGAACGGACAGAAGGTGCGCTGGGGCATTCTCGGCCCCGGCGGGATCGCCAGCACATTCGCCGCCGACCTGCCGCTGGTGGAGGGGGCCGAACTGGCCGCCGTCGGGTCGCGTTCCCGATCCACCGCGGAGGCGTTCGCGCAGCGGCACGGGTTCGCGCGGGCGCACGGCTCGTACGCGGAGCTGGCCGCCGACGACGGCGTGGACATCGTGTACATCGCCACGCCGCACGCCTTCCACTTCGAGGCCGCGATGCTGTGCGTGGAAGCCGGGAAGGCGGTGCTGGTCGAGAAGCCGATCACGCTGGACCTGGCGTCCGCGGCACAGCTGATCCAGGCCGCCCGGACCCGTGGCGTCTTCCTGATGGAGGCCATGTGGATGCGCTGCAACCCGGCCATCCGCAAGATCGCCGAGCTGGTCGACGAGGGCGCGATCGGCTGGGTCAGCGCGGTGCACGCCGACTTCGGCCTGCAGGGGCCGTTCGCGGCGTCGCACCGGCTGCGTGACCCGGAACTGGGCGGCGGCGCGCTGCTGGACCTCGGCGTCTACCCGATCCACCTGGCGCACATGCTGCTCGGCAGCCCGGCGTCCGCGCACGCCTGGGCGCACCTGACCCCGGAACGGGTGGACGAGAACACCGGTGTGCTGCTCGGCTACGAGGCGGGCGCGGTGGCGGCGTTGACCTGCAGCATCAACGGCGCCAGCCGCAACGCCGCGTCGATCACCGGCACGGATGGCCGGATCGATCTGCCACCCGGCTTCTTCGTGCCGCGGACGTTCACGCTGAACCGGCCGGACCGCGCGCCGGAGACGTTCGAGTTCGCGTTCGAGGGCAGCGGGTACCAGTTCGAGGCGGCGGAGGCGCAGCGGTGCCTGCTCGCCGGGGAGCTGGAGAGCCCACTCGTCTCCCAGGAGACGACGCTCGAGGTGATGGCGCTGCTGGACACGCTGCGCGAGCAGATCGGCGTCTTCTACTAG
- the pstS gene encoding phosphate ABC transporter substrate-binding protein PstS, whose amino-acid sequence MKLQRSGFVAGIALTATIALTGCGSDNEAPEASGGASAAPGSCVSGSLTAQGSTAQKNAMDEWIKGYNAQCSGAQIDYQGTGSGAGIEAFIAGTADFAGSDSALKEDEQPQADAKCVGGKALNLPMVIGPIAVVYNVQGVDGLQLSSSTLAKIFSGTITKWNDAAIAAENSGAKLPDATIETVHRSDESGTTDNFTKYLSKTAEADWKFSNAKAWKAPGGTGAAKSDGVATKVKSTPNTISYVELSFAENSDLQKAKIKNGAGEFVELSGESAGKTFENATVKGTEGDLALELDYATTTPGAYPIVLVTYEIACSKGSAKAKEIQSFLKYTSSTAGQTALAELGYAPLPETLRAKVETSVASIS is encoded by the coding sequence GTGAAGCTCCAGCGGTCCGGTTTCGTGGCCGGCATTGCTTTGACTGCGACGATCGCACTCACCGGGTGCGGCTCGGACAACGAGGCGCCGGAGGCGAGCGGTGGCGCGTCCGCCGCACCCGGCAGCTGCGTCAGCGGCAGCCTGACTGCGCAGGGCTCCACCGCTCAGAAGAACGCCATGGACGAGTGGATCAAGGGCTACAACGCGCAGTGTTCCGGTGCCCAGATTGACTACCAGGGCACGGGTTCCGGTGCGGGCATCGAGGCGTTCATCGCCGGCACCGCCGACTTCGCCGGCTCTGACTCGGCCCTCAAGGAGGACGAGCAGCCGCAGGCCGACGCCAAGTGCGTCGGTGGCAAGGCGCTCAACCTCCCGATGGTGATCGGCCCGATCGCCGTGGTCTACAACGTGCAGGGCGTCGACGGCCTGCAGCTGTCGTCCTCCACCCTGGCGAAGATCTTCTCCGGCACCATCACCAAGTGGAACGACGCCGCCATCGCGGCGGAGAACTCCGGCGCGAAGCTCCCGGACGCCACCATCGAGACGGTGCACCGCTCGGACGAGTCCGGCACCACTGACAACTTCACCAAGTACCTCAGCAAGACCGCCGAGGCCGACTGGAAGTTCAGCAACGCCAAGGCGTGGAAGGCCCCGGGCGGCACCGGCGCGGCGAAGTCCGACGGCGTGGCCACCAAGGTCAAGAGCACCCCGAACACGATCTCCTACGTCGAGCTCTCCTTCGCGGAGAACAGCGACCTGCAGAAGGCCAAGATCAAGAACGGCGCCGGCGAGTTCGTCGAGCTGTCCGGCGAGTCGGCCGGCAAGACCTTCGAGAACGCGACCGTCAAGGGCACCGAGGGTGACCTGGCCCTCGAGCTCGACTACGCCACCACCACCCCGGGCGCGTACCCGATCGTGCTGGTGACCTACGAGATCGCCTGCAGCAAGGGCTCCGCGAAGGCCAAGGAGATCCAGTCCTTCCTGAAGTACACCTCGAGCACCGCCGGCCAGACGGCGCTCGCGGAGCTGGGCTACGCCCCGCTGCCGGAGACCCTGCGGGCCAAGGTCGAGACCTCGGTCGCCTCGATCTCCTGA
- the pstA gene encoding phosphate ABC transporter permease PstA gives MSLLDREVPGVVMTPDNIRTKELPLAVNLGVAAGAVVLAAAVVLGAGIGNWVLVAFVGVVLYLVGINIVAGRIEGKRAARNRTMKSLIYAACILAVLPLASVVWTLVSKGYERLDANFFGTSMNNISARDPNGGAYHAIIGTLEQVGIAALLAVPLGVLGAIYLVEYGRGRFANTVRFFVDVMTGIPSIVAGLFILSFWVLIVSPWFNDGQPRYSGFAAALALTVLMLPTIVRSTEEMLRLVPGPLREGSYALGVPQWKTILKVVLPTALPGIVTGVMLAIARAAGETAPVLLVAGGAAAINYDPFAGNQQSLALFVYQQAGDASRYAPARAWTAALTLVALVLILTIAAKLLARRNKLSR, from the coding sequence ATGAGCCTTCTCGATCGTGAAGTGCCCGGCGTCGTGATGACGCCGGACAACATCCGGACCAAGGAACTTCCGCTCGCCGTGAACCTCGGCGTCGCGGCCGGCGCGGTCGTGCTGGCCGCTGCCGTGGTGCTCGGCGCCGGCATCGGCAACTGGGTGCTCGTCGCGTTCGTCGGCGTCGTCCTCTACCTGGTCGGCATCAACATCGTCGCCGGCCGGATCGAGGGCAAGCGCGCCGCCCGCAACCGGACCATGAAGTCGCTGATCTACGCCGCCTGCATCCTGGCGGTCCTGCCGCTGGCCTCGGTCGTGTGGACGCTGGTCTCCAAGGGCTACGAGCGGCTCGACGCGAACTTCTTCGGCACCTCGATGAACAACATCAGCGCGCGTGACCCCAACGGTGGCGCCTACCACGCGATCATCGGCACCCTGGAGCAGGTCGGCATCGCCGCGCTGCTCGCCGTGCCGCTCGGCGTGCTCGGTGCGATCTACCTGGTGGAGTACGGCCGGGGCCGGTTCGCCAACACGGTCCGCTTCTTCGTCGACGTCATGACGGGCATCCCGTCGATCGTCGCCGGTCTGTTCATCCTCTCGTTCTGGGTTCTGATCGTCAGCCCGTGGTTCAACGACGGGCAGCCGCGCTACTCCGGTTTCGCCGCCGCGCTGGCCCTGACCGTGCTGATGCTGCCGACGATCGTCCGGTCGACCGAGGAGATGCTGCGCCTGGTGCCGGGTCCGCTGCGGGAGGGTTCGTACGCGCTCGGCGTACCCCAGTGGAAGACGATCCTCAAGGTCGTCCTGCCGACCGCCCTCCCCGGCATCGTCACCGGTGTCATGCTGGCCATTGCCCGTGCAGCCGGCGAGACCGCTCCGGTGCTCCTGGTCGCCGGCGGCGCCGCCGCGATCAACTACGACCCGTTCGCAGGCAACCAGCAGTCGCTGGCGCTCTTCGTGTACCAGCAGGCGGGCGACGCCTCCCGGTACGCGCCGGCCCGCGCCTGGACAGCCGCGCTCACCCTGGTGGCGCTGGTACTGATCCTCACCATCGCCGCCAAGCTGCTCGCCCGTCGCAACAAGCTGTCCCGTTAA
- a CDS encoding inorganic phosphate transporter, giving the protein MDPQLVAVVAVILAAMVFDYTNGFHDAANAIATSVSTRALTPRVALLMAAVGNFVGAHLGTEVAKTVGEDLVSLPLGIPSLGVVFAGVLGAITWNLITWYFGLPSSSSHALFGGLVGATLMASFGEVQWGNIVNKVLIPMVFSPVVGLILGFLFMIAIMWAFRRGHPGKLNRGFRLAQTFSAAAMAVGHGIQDAAKTMGIVVLALYTGGYQSSATHIPQWVYWASATMLALGTYAGGWRIIRTLGRKIIDLGPAEGFAAETVASSVLYFNALVLHAPISTTHTITSAIMGVGATKRLSAVRWNVAGNIVIAWVTTFPAAALIACLIYLVVRPLF; this is encoded by the coding sequence TTGGATCCCCAGCTCGTCGCCGTCGTGGCGGTGATCCTCGCCGCGATGGTGTTCGATTACACCAACGGCTTCCACGACGCCGCGAACGCGATCGCCACCAGCGTCAGCACCCGCGCCCTGACCCCACGGGTCGCGCTGCTCATGGCCGCCGTCGGCAACTTCGTCGGCGCGCACCTGGGCACCGAGGTCGCCAAGACGGTCGGTGAGGACCTGGTCTCCCTGCCGCTCGGCATACCCAGCCTGGGCGTGGTCTTCGCCGGCGTGCTCGGCGCGATCACCTGGAACCTGATCACCTGGTACTTCGGACTGCCGTCGAGCTCCTCACACGCGCTCTTCGGCGGCTTGGTCGGCGCGACGCTCATGGCGTCCTTCGGCGAGGTGCAGTGGGGCAACATCGTCAACAAGGTCCTGATCCCGATGGTGTTCTCCCCGGTGGTCGGCCTGATCCTCGGCTTCCTCTTCATGATCGCGATCATGTGGGCCTTCCGGCGCGGGCACCCCGGCAAGCTGAACCGCGGCTTCCGGCTCGCGCAGACGTTCTCCGCCGCCGCGATGGCCGTCGGGCACGGCATCCAGGACGCGGCGAAGACCATGGGCATCGTGGTGCTGGCGCTCTACACCGGCGGGTACCAGAGCTCGGCGACACACATCCCGCAGTGGGTCTACTGGGCGTCGGCCACGATGCTGGCACTCGGCACCTACGCCGGCGGCTGGCGGATCATCCGCACCCTGGGCCGGAAGATCATCGACCTGGGGCCGGCCGAGGGTTTCGCCGCGGAGACGGTCGCCAGCTCGGTGCTCTACTTCAACGCGCTGGTCCTGCACGCGCCGATCTCCACGACGCACACGATCACCTCGGCCATCATGGGCGTCGGCGCGACGAAGCGGCTCAGCGCGGTCCGCTGGAACGTGGCCGGCAACATCGTGATCGCCTGGGTGACGACGTTCCCGGCGGCCGCCCTGATCGCCTGCCTCATCTACCTGGTGGTCCGCCCCCTCTTCTGA
- a CDS encoding PI-PLC domain-containing protein — MATIAGGLAGIAGAGGAVSVAVLRRKRPSIPAGHALLPQTDIDPLPGVLRLGLTGMTVPVAPGPHGELFLGPGQPQPGRTLRRLVLAPLFTRAQAGGGRLYRDQREPFRLVVEFGGPSRDAETLFRAYRMLDQQLRDHASLLSRCRGGVLTPRVVTVTVTGIVDVRELLAAQRDRYAFADATFDDIGSRSAPPSLAPSISESWSRRFGWDGREPITAEERHQLHALVRAAHDDGRTVRISGLPTGPRRVRAAIWTELGAAGVDVIADGDLSGLARHLRRHPVGAAPLPYLPTRTVRRHTPRPNARRETV; from the coding sequence ATGGCGACTATCGCGGGCGGCCTCGCCGGGATCGCCGGCGCCGGTGGCGCGGTCTCGGTCGCGGTGCTCCGCCGGAAACGCCCCAGCATCCCCGCCGGGCACGCGCTGCTCCCGCAGACCGACATCGACCCGCTCCCCGGAGTGCTGCGGCTCGGGCTGACCGGGATGACCGTGCCCGTGGCGCCCGGACCGCACGGCGAGCTGTTCCTCGGTCCGGGACAGCCGCAACCCGGCCGTACCCTGCGGCGACTGGTCCTCGCGCCGCTCTTCACCCGGGCCCAGGCCGGCGGCGGGCGTCTCTACCGCGACCAGCGCGAGCCGTTCCGCCTGGTCGTCGAGTTCGGCGGGCCGAGCCGGGACGCCGAGACGCTGTTCCGCGCCTACCGGATGCTCGACCAGCAGCTGCGCGACCACGCCAGCCTGCTGAGCCGCTGCCGGGGCGGGGTGCTGACGCCCCGGGTGGTCACCGTGACGGTGACCGGAATAGTGGACGTGCGCGAGCTGCTCGCCGCACAGCGCGACAGGTACGCGTTCGCCGACGCCACCTTCGACGACATCGGCTCCCGCTCCGCGCCACCGAGCCTGGCCCCGTCGATCAGCGAGTCGTGGAGCCGCCGCTTCGGCTGGGACGGCCGCGAGCCGATCACCGCCGAGGAGCGGCACCAGCTGCACGCGCTGGTCCGCGCCGCCCACGACGACGGCCGCACGGTTCGGATCTCCGGCCTGCCCACCGGCCCCCGGCGGGTCCGCGCGGCGATCTGGACCGAACTGGGCGCCGCCGGGGTCGATGTGATCGCCGACGGCGACCTGAGCGGACTCGCCCGGCACCTGCGGCGTCACCCGGTCGGGGCGGCGCCGCTCCCCTACCTTCCGACCCGGACGGTCCGCCGGCACACGCCCCGGCCGAACGCTCGCCGGGAGACCGTTTAG
- the pstC gene encoding phosphate ABC transporter permease subunit PstC, translating into MGDNPSRSVNATAGDLSVTSRHAQGAGSGASPSSYQEPPLGGGGALPKKARFSIETGFRGLSTAAGAMVLVIIIAIAVFLVSKAVPALQDNTANFLTEKKWFPNDAQPVFGIAALAFGTVLSSVIALIIAVPIALAIALFLSHYAPKRLATPLGFVIDLLAAVPSVVFGLWGRDVLQQPVRDFSVWLNHYFGWLPIFGGEGPFGQSIMLGGLVLAIMVLPIVTSLSREVFQQTPGMNEEAALALGATRWEMIRTAVLPYGKPGVIAAVMLGLGRALGETIALALTLGITFNISFNLIQNGGNSIAANIANTFGEANSVGRGALIASGLVLFAITLVVNMTARAIIYRRREFRDSAA; encoded by the coding sequence ATGGGTGACAACCCCTCCCGCTCGGTGAACGCCACCGCCGGCGACCTGAGCGTGACCTCCCGTCACGCTCAGGGCGCCGGCTCGGGTGCGTCCCCGAGCAGCTATCAGGAGCCCCCGCTGGGTGGCGGTGGAGCCCTCCCCAAGAAGGCCCGGTTCTCGATCGAGACAGGCTTCCGTGGCCTGTCCACCGCAGCGGGCGCGATGGTGCTGGTCATCATCATCGCCATCGCGGTCTTCCTGGTGTCGAAGGCGGTGCCCGCCCTCCAGGACAACACCGCCAACTTCCTCACCGAGAAGAAGTGGTTCCCGAACGACGCGCAGCCGGTCTTCGGTATCGCCGCACTCGCCTTCGGTACCGTGCTCAGCTCGGTCATCGCGCTGATCATCGCGGTGCCGATCGCGCTGGCCATCGCGCTCTTCCTGTCGCACTACGCGCCCAAGCGGCTGGCCACGCCGCTGGGCTTCGTGATCGACCTGCTCGCTGCCGTGCCCAGTGTGGTCTTCGGTCTCTGGGGCCGGGACGTCCTGCAGCAGCCGGTCCGCGACTTCTCGGTCTGGCTGAACCACTACTTCGGCTGGCTGCCGATCTTCGGCGGCGAGGGCCCGTTCGGTCAGTCGATCATGCTCGGTGGCCTGGTGCTGGCGATCATGGTGCTGCCGATCGTCACCTCCCTCTCCCGTGAGGTCTTCCAGCAGACCCCGGGGATGAACGAGGAGGCCGCGCTCGCGCTCGGCGCCACCCGCTGGGAGATGATCCGCACCGCGGTCCTGCCGTACGGCAAGCCCGGCGTGATCGCCGCGGTGATGCTCGGCCTCGGCCGCGCCCTCGGTGAGACCATCGCCCTGGCGCTGACCCTCGGCATCACGTTCAACATCTCGTTCAACCTGATTCAGAACGGCGGCAACTCGATCGCCGCCAACATCGCGAACACCTTCGGTGAGGCCAACAGCGTCGGTCGTGGCGCTCTGATCGCCTCCGGTCTGGTGCTCTTCGCGATCACACTGGTGGTCAACATGACGGCGCGGGCGATCATCTACCGCCGTCGCGAGTTCCGGGACAGTGCGGCATGA
- the pstB gene encoding phosphate ABC transporter ATP-binding protein PstB yields MAKRIEASNVSSYYGSFKAIDSVSMTVEPKTITALIGPSGCGKSTFLRSINRMHEVLPNARIEGRLTIDDQNIYDPDVDVTAVRRMIGMVFQRPNPFPTMSIYENAVAGLKLNGVKKKSILDDAAEKSLRSANLWDEVKDRLDRPGAGLSGGQQQRLCIARTIAVEPQVVLMDEPCSALDPISTLAIEDLMFKLKDRFTIIIVTHNMQQAARVSDKTGFFSIDKTGDPGRLIEYDDTQKIFSNPSQKKTEDYITGRFG; encoded by the coding sequence ATGGCCAAGCGCATCGAGGCGAGCAACGTCTCCTCCTACTACGGCTCCTTCAAGGCGATCGACAGCGTCTCGATGACCGTCGAGCCGAAGACCATCACCGCCCTGATCGGCCCGTCCGGTTGTGGCAAGTCGACGTTCCTGCGGTCCATCAACCGCATGCACGAGGTGCTGCCGAACGCCCGCATCGAGGGCCGGCTCACCATCGACGACCAGAACATCTACGACCCGGACGTCGACGTGACGGCCGTCCGTCGCATGATCGGCATGGTCTTCCAGCGCCCCAACCCGTTCCCGACGATGTCGATCTACGAGAACGCGGTCGCCGGCCTCAAGCTGAACGGCGTCAAGAAGAAGTCGATCCTGGACGACGCGGCCGAGAAGTCGCTGCGTTCCGCGAACCTCTGGGACGAGGTCAAGGACCGCCTCGACCGTCCCGGCGCCGGCCTCTCCGGCGGCCAGCAGCAGCGCCTCTGCATCGCCCGCACGATCGCCGTCGAGCCGCAGGTCGTCCTCATGGACGAGCCCTGCTCCGCTCTCGACCCGATCTCCACGCTGGCGATCGAGGACCTGATGTTCAAGCTGAAGGACCGCTTCACGATCATCATCGTGACGCACAACATGCAGCAGGCCGCCCGCGTCAGCGACAAGACCGGCTTCTTCTCCATCGACAAGACGGGCGACCCCGGCCGCCTGATCGAGTACGACGACACCCAGAAGATCTTCAGCAACCCGTCGCAGAAGAAGACCGAGGACTACATCACCGGCCGCTTCGGCTGA
- a CDS encoding DUF47 domain-containing protein, translated as MKFSFRPVEGAFYDLFTKAAYNLVKGTELLNELALPGVDVQSVSDRLSDVEHDSDSITHELYKKINSTFITPFDREDIYSLGSQLDDVMDHLEAAGNLLYLYGLTDLPSLPREMHELVTVLDQQAKITAEAMPRLRSMKGLEEYWIEINRLENDGDRAYRMLLVRLFSGEYDALTVLKMKEVVDELEAACDAFEHVANTVETIAVKES; from the coding sequence GTGAAGTTTTCCTTCCGTCCCGTCGAGGGCGCCTTCTATGACCTCTTCACCAAGGCGGCGTACAACCTGGTGAAAGGCACCGAGCTGCTCAACGAGCTCGCGTTGCCGGGTGTGGACGTGCAGTCGGTGTCGGACCGGCTGAGCGACGTGGAGCACGACAGCGACTCCATCACGCACGAGCTCTACAAGAAGATCAACTCGACGTTCATCACCCCGTTCGACCGGGAGGACATCTACTCGCTGGGCTCCCAGCTCGACGACGTGATGGACCACCTCGAGGCGGCCGGCAACCTCCTTTACCTGTACGGGCTGACCGATCTCCCGTCGCTGCCCCGCGAGATGCACGAGCTGGTCACGGTCCTCGACCAGCAGGCGAAGATCACCGCTGAGGCGATGCCGCGGCTGCGCTCGATGAAGGGCCTCGAGGAGTACTGGATCGAGATCAACCGGCTGGAGAACGACGGCGACCGGGCGTACCGGATGCTGCTCGTGCGGCTCTTCTCCGGTGAGTACGACGCTCTGACCGTACTGAAGATGAAAGAGGTCGTCGACGAGCTGGAGGCCGCCTGCGACGCGTTCGAGCACGTGGCGAACACCGTCGAGACCATCGCGGTCAAGGAGTCCTAG